The genome window TTTAATCGTACCTATTTCTTCAATGATTCCTGTGAACATTTGTGGCCTCCTTTATAATTGATAAATCATATACATATCTTCACCATATTGATCAACACGGACAAGTCGCATGTTAATAACGTCCGACATGTGGGCTATACCATTCCCACCAATAGGGGTTAATGCCTTATTACCCCCAATAAGTTTAGGGGCAATATATAATTGATATTCATCTATAATACCCGCTTCTAAACATGCGGCATTTAAGGTGCTTCCGCCTTCGAGTAAAATCCGTTTGATACCTTCATTTTTAAGCAAAATCATTAAGTGTTTTAAATCGACATGATTATCTTTTGTGTCACACAACAATGGAATTGCGCCAGTCTGTTTTAATTCTGCTAATTTTTCTTTAGAAAGTTGTTTATCAACAGCGATAAATGTTATGATATCATGCGCTGTTTGAATGATATTAGAATCACGTGGAATCTTGCCAGCACTATCAATGATGATTCTTGCCGGTTGAGATGATCTTGGCTTATCGAGTCTAACGGTTAATCTTGGGTTATCAGCAATAACCGTATTAACACCGACCATGACAGCGGATACTCGGTTACGTGTGTAATGAACTTGTTTACGTGACTCAGCATTCGTAATCCACTTTGAATGATGATTATATGTCGCAATTTTGCCATCTGCGGTCATTGCTGTTTTCAATATGACATA of Candidatus Izemoplasma sp. contains these proteins:
- the ribD gene encoding bifunctional diaminohydroxyphosphoribosylaminopyrimidine deaminase/5-amino-6-(5-phosphoribosylamino)uracil reductase RibD, translating into MDKFMKRALDLAKKGYPHVYPNPLVGAVIVKDGVIIGEGYHHKYGEDHAEIDALKNATSDVSGATAYVTLEPCSHFGKTPPCANALVQAGISKVVIGMKDPNPLVAGNGIQLLKDAGVDVLVESDDTLFRDLNKAFLQYIEAPKPYVILKTAMTADGKIATYNHHSKWITNAESRKQVHYTRNRVSAVMVGVNTVIADNPRLTVRLDKPRSSQPARIIIDSAGKIPRDSNIIQTAHDIITFIAVDKQLSKEKLAELKQTGAIPLLCDTKDNHVDLKHLMILLKNEGIKRILLEGGSTLNAACLEAGIIDEYQLYIAPKLIGGNKALTPIGGNGIAHMSDVINMRLVRVDQYGEDMYMIYQL